One segment of Apus apus isolate bApuApu2 chromosome 1, bApuApu2.pri.cur, whole genome shotgun sequence DNA contains the following:
- the FGF6 gene encoding fibroblast growth factor 6, whose translation MATAQRLLITMFCEASVHRTLPAFFLLGFLAGIASTHPVVSRTNGTLLERGWQSLLSRSIAGMSGDKSDVNWESDYLLGIKRQRRLYCNVGIGFHLQILPDGRISGVHNENQYSLFEISTVKRGVVSLFGVKSALFIAMNNKGKLYGTAVFQDECKFKETLLPNNYNAYESNVYCGAYIALSKHGRVKRGNKVSPAMTVTHFLPRI comes from the exons ATGGCCACTGCACAAAGACTTCTCATCACTATGTTCTGCGAAGCCAGCGTTCACCGGACGTTGCCTGCCTTCTTTCTCCTGGGTTTTCTTGCTGGGATTGCTTCAACACATCCAGTTGTAAGCAGAACCAATGGCACATTACTGGAAAGAGGATGGCAATCTCTGTTGTCCAGGTCCATTGCTGGGATGTCAGGGGACAAGTCAGATGTGAACTGGGAGAGTGACTATTTGCTAGGAATCAAGAGGCAGCGGAGGCTTTACTGCAACGTGGGCATCGGGTTTCACCTTCAAATCCTCCCAGATGGAAGGATAAGCGGAGTTCACAATGAAAACCAATACA GTCTCTTTGAAATATCCACCGTAAAGAGAGGTGTTGTTAGCCTGTTTGGTGTGAAAAGTGCTCTCTTCATTGCAATGAACAACAAGGGAAAGCTATATGGAACA GCTGTTTTCCAAGATGAGTGCAAATTCAAAGAAACCTTGCTGCCCAATAACTACAATGCATATGAATCAAATGTTTACTGTGGTGCTTACATTGCACTCAGTAAACATGGGAGGGTGAAGAGAGGAAACAAGGTTTCTCCTGCTATGACAGTAACCCACTTTTTACCAAGAATATGA